The DNA sequence GTCTTCTACATCCAGATAAAAAAGAAGACCACGTGACTGAAAAGTACATTAATGACCTTCTTTGCCAAGAAAATAGCCCATATCTTGCTAAAACGCATGTTGTGAAGTGGTTTAAGTCAGCTATTAGGAAAGCATGGGATGGGATTAGTCACAAGTATGAGTTTGACCTACTATTCAAGAATAGAGAAAACTCTGGAAGTCTCAAAGTTCGTTTCAGGTCAGGTCGGGTCATTCTGTTCAATCTCACACCTGTGGTCAGATTTAAAGACTCAGAGGTACATCTGATCCCATATTCACACTCTGACATATTTTCGGACACCCACTGGCCTGTATGTTTTACACGCTACGAAAACGCCCTTCTTCAACACATGACCAAAACGCTTCCAGACAACTCATGCCATATTCACTGCCTACAGATCCTTTCCTTCCTACACAAACACCAGACCGGCCTCACTGGACCATGTGGGCTAACAAACTACCACTTGAAGAATGCAGTGTTACATTTTCTGGTCAACAAATCCTTATCTTGGGACCCTGAGCAGATGGCTTGCAGACTTAATGATCTGCTAAATTTTTTACAGCAGAAACTCAAAGCGAAATCACTAAACCATGCTCTGGTTGGGAATCCTCTTGTTCCTAGTGTTATTGGACTTCCAAAAGAGTTCGGAGTAGCAAAAACTGTTAACTTGTTTCTGCCTTTCTTAAATGAAGAGTTGTACTTAAAAACAAGTAGACACTTACTGGAGATGATTAGAAACATGCCAGTGCTGGTATATGAATATGGATCAATGAGAAACagtatataacttttttttcttaatgagatgaaaaatgtacttttgcaCAAGTGTTCATTTGGTTTATGACAAATGTAAAGAGACAAGAAATTTGTGAAATCAGTTTATTAACTTCACAAGGCATAACTACATAGTTGGGCCCTTTTACAAAAGGCCTTAACATCTTCCTAATCATCATCAGATTCCCAGAACAACTCAAAGTCACCATGGCCTAAAAATTCAGGCACAGACTCTTCTGGTGAAGGAGGTGATAAGGCTTCTGGGCCCATCTTCAAATTCCAAGAGTCACTGGTGATAATTGTCTTGCCTGGTGAAACAGgaaaagtattatataaaaatggttaacatgaggaaaaagaaaaaaaacccacacacttAATTTAGGAAGTTAATCAATTTGTACAGACCAGACGCAACTGGAGGAGCAGAACAAGTTGATTCACAACAGTTGCAGACTGTGGAATCTCCATATAACTCAGTCCAACTGCAGCACACAAACATCTATAATTAATATTCTCAGACTTGGTTGatgaatttaaaacttaacCCATACACATCACAAGATTACACAGTTACGCATTTTGGGAGTACATTTGTGCTTAAACTCACTTCTTGGTTTTTCCGTTATAAGTGCACGCCTTGGCACTTGGTGTAGGAGTCTGTGGTCCAAAGTCCAGCTCACAATGCATAAACATGGTCTACAAAGGGGAAGAGGAATTTTAAAGAGATCCAACTAACCAggaatttattcaaatgaacCGTGTTTTTACCTTTTTGGAATGTGGCAGAGAAaccatatttttaaacagaaaagctTCAACACAAAGCCTCACAGTCTTCTTATTAGCACTGGTATGGAACTTCGTCAGAACGCTGTTCTTACTGTCCACCAGGCATCTATGCATGGATGATATTAAAGTTGGAATGAAATGGAAAAGTTGTAGTGAATCTCATTATTTTGACAGTCTAATGAAACAGATTTTTGTATGATGAGCAGAACCAAAAAAGGGGGAGGGTTAAGATTATCTATTGTTTTGAGAAATAGATAttaaccttttattattcagtcAATTGACCACTTCTATTAAACAGAGAGGGGGTATGACGAGATCATTTACCCATAGTTCTCAACCACAGCATATTTCTCCTTTGACAGAGGGCTGGGAGAGGAAGTGACAAAACAACGGTTCAGGTACAGCCGTTTACCAGCCTCACTGTTGGGGGCTTTGGCTTCAAAGCATATTGGTTTGCCAAGAACAAAACTCTTGCCATCAACAAGCAAGTTCCAAGATTCTGAAACCACAAGCTACAAATAAGCATTTTCAGTTCAGAGCAAATTAAATCAACAGAATTTAGGACACAATGCAGATTCATTAAGTATTAATTTGCCCACTTCCTCAAACAATGCAACAAGCAAGCAAATGGGGCCAATCATTGCAGACctaaacagaaatgaaaatgaaaaagaaaaatctccATACCATCCATTGCCACGATTGAGTGCCCTGCATCAGTTTGTAGGCCCCTGTACAAGGTTCCACCTGCTACTTTGGGTATAAAGCCAACCTGATAAGAGCGATGAAACCTTAGAAAAATGAAGAAGGAGTATTTTAAGcctactttaaaataaatattataataaaaacagactttaaaaatatatataactccAAAAAATTACTTTGTGTAGCTACAACCAATAGACATCGAGAACGGCAGGTCCCTCACAATCAACCCAGAGACAGCTGGTTCATAGCGGAGAGTGTTTTTGTAAGTCACTCGATTGGCATCctcctgaaataaaacattttaccaaaAGGCCGCGTACACACTGTAAAGTTTCAGGAGTGACACCGCATTAAACAGGCGGCAGAAGTCTGCCATAGACTCGCTACCAATCCCCGTAAGAGTTTCAATACATTAACATACTGCGGTGAATTCTTAATTAACGGAACTTAGCTAGCCGTGTAGCCAAATAGTCACCCACCTCTCGCTTTATGTCACATCCTTTCAGATAGTACAGAAAATAATAGTGAGTAGCCGTGGCTTTATTGACAGCACACGTTCCCAGTTTCAGGTATCTCCACGATCCGGGTCTGGTAAAGAAACTCTTAAGGACTCTCACTAACATCCGGTCGAAATGACACAAAACCTCCACCGTCTTCGCCGCACTGGAGACAGAGCCCGCCGGTTTTGGGGCAGGTACTTGGGGCAGAAGTATTGACTTAACCCGCTGAGGCATAGGTTTAAAGCCCCTTTCTGGGGCGAAGAGTTCTTTGTGTAGTTCAGCCGCTTTTATTCGTACCGAAAACGGCAGCTTTAGTGGAGGAGCCGGTTTTGATGCCgcttttatttttggcataaacaAATCGCTGTCGAAGTAATCTTTGCTCGGTATTAAACTTTCCACCGAGTCCCATTCATCCTCTGGATCAATTTCAACAGGTTCCGAAAACAACGAGTCCACTAAATGATAAGTGTTaagaaaaacaatcaaaagaCAGTTAAGCCACATCCTCTGCTGTCTCCCGTTAACGTTTCTGTGCTTCATTACTTTTCCGAAGCTGTCCAGCCACCTCAATAAGGTGAAACTGCTGAAAGGACATTTGTAGTAACAGTGTGACAAGAATCACCTGCTCTTAATTGGCTCAAACCTGTCAACCAAAGATTATTAAAGAAGACcacaaaaaataaaggtaaGGTTTAAGAATTTTCTTCCACTGCTTcatataaaattgaaataatgacTTGGTATATAAACGTTTTCCAGTTTTGTTGCCTTTTTCGTTTCATGgcttatattatttaaaaagagatAATGTAagaaattgaatatatttttatttaaacaccaAATAATGGAACATATGATGAGATCACACCCTTTTTTAATgtgctatgtatatatatatatatatatatatatatatatatatatatatatatatatatatatatgaataacgtgacaacattaaacaaaatgttttgctcCCAGCTAGAGTGATGTGTGTGGCAAACGACTCTATAGCCTATATTTTGGGGTTGGAACCTCAAGGGAAGTTCACCCTCGTCCAAAAACCTCACAAAAGTTGATTGCGTGTATCAGCTTGTCACGGATTGTGTTGATATCGCTGTATTTGGGAAGAATTAATCTTCCAAAGCAGGTCTGGGCCTCTGGCAGTCGGTCTTCTGCATCAGGACAGTCTGAGAGTAAAATCTTCAGAGAGCGCTTTGAGAAACCTCCCACAGGTACACGGTCCGTCCCATACAAGAAGACTAGAGAAGAATAAGTCATGTGAGGATGTGaggcaaataataataatctaactTAAATAATGTCAAGACAGTCATGATCAAGACCAAACCTACTCAGAAACCTTTTCTTGTTCTCTTCAGAGAGCTCAAAGAAAACAGCCCAGAAGTTCTTGATGAGCTCGTCAGAGGCAGAACAGTTTTCATAGGAAGCACACTgaagaagaagcagaaaaactcaggtactgtgaaatatttaaaaactgacaAGTTTCTTGAACACGTTTACCTGCTGAAGCTCATTCCACTCATATTTAGGAGAGCCTTGGAGAAGCTGCTGGAGTTCCTCAGGGTGGAACATGCTCCAGACATCGAGCGGACAGCCCTTAGAGAAACCTCTTGAGAAATGTTTGAACGGTTTCTTCACAGATTTGTTGAAAATGAAGTCGACATACAAATCCACATAAttctgtctgaaaaaaaaaatcttattttgcaATTCGCGAAAAGCAGGGCTCAGCAGGTTTGGTCCTGGAGGGCTGGTGTTCTGTAGAGTTTAGCTACTACTTCAAAGCACCTGCCTCAAAGTTTCACATATAGCCTAGGAAGATCTAGCTAGCTGATTAGCTAGTTGagatgtgtttgattagggttgtaGCTGAACATCAGCAGTTCAGGATCAAGTTTTATGACCCCCGATCTACTGCATCTATAGACTAATTTGcctttttatgttgttttgtcatGTTTGTATTTCAGAAGCAATGTATAATTCTATTGTAACATCAAGAGgacatttagaaaacaaatgtgTCACCAGTTGACTCTGGTCAGATGGATAAATAGTTTATACCTATTAACTTTGGTCACTTGAATTTGATCTCCGTTTGGAATGAGCTTTCTTCCTTTGACCTGAAGGAggtaaataaaagcacaaatgtatgcatttaaacaaaGGCTGTGCAAACTTTTATACAAATGGACCACAGAAACTGTATTACCGTGAAATCCAAAAAGAGCATATCCACTACTTCGTCCTCGTCCTCCTCAAGAAGGCTTTTCAGACATCTAATGAGAATCATGAAATACAATTATGAATAAGACCTGCTCTAAAATACTACTGTGAAAGCCTAATTTGACATCGTCTTTAATGGTTTACCTGGCCTCCACAGGAGACAGTTCCTCCAGATCATTCAGAGTGGGACTCTGCTGGAGGAGTTTCTTGAACAAGGCCAGTGGGAAGCCAATGTTTATATAATGATGGTTGTAAAGTGCCATTCCACAGATAACACCAAGATAGTAAAAATCTCTATTAGCTTGCATGCCCTGAAAAAACACAAGCATGCTGGCAAATATACTTGATGTACGAGAAAGACCACATTAGGAATAATGAATGTTTGGTGTAAAGCTTACGTCAGGATTGAACCAAACCAGTGAACTCTCATGGACGTCAAGTACGTTCTTCTCCCATTTCAGAAGAGACTGGGAAAGTAGGGAGAAGAATTCTGCAGATAAACCCCTCATATCTATTCCATTTTCTCCAATGAACGTAACCTGCACAGgagattttcattaaaatgccatATCAGACATTTAAACTCTGATTTCAACTTTGTACTTATTTTACCTGCAAAGgattacaaaatgcatgttttttttgtctgagaTACGCAAATGTGTCCAACCACACTGATTCCCTGTTTATGTGCAACACATTGCAGTTGGTCCTCGGTTTGTAGAGTTGGCACTGCAAGTACTAAAATAGAACTTTTGCTTAACATCATAGTTTCTGCATATTCATGGATGACATATGTATGACTGAGTACATCCTCATGTCTGCTACTCACATGAAACATTCTCCGTTTAGATACAGTGTCAGCCACAAAAGGGAACATGGCCAATATGCTAATAGTTCCCTGAAAGAAAAAttcaataatgtaatataatatttctgatagttattatatgtaataaaaatctctttgaaaataattaatatgcatCATGTCTGGAGCCTTCAATACCCACCAAGTAGTAATCTTTCAGTTTTAGCATGTCCTTACACTCATCGGGAATAGGTGACCGCAATAACTGCAATATCCACAATAACTGCAATAGCGGATCCTGCAAGGTTGCCCGCAGCTAttgatgaagaaaaaatcaAATGTGATTTGGTTTCCCTCCGAAAATCTCTTTGTTTCACAGAATTCACTATTGTTTTGGTTCTTACTGTATCTAATAGATCACTGATCTCATGGATGATGAAATCCCTGTTTGGGATGTCTCTGTTTGCACTGCAGCAGACCTTTACAATGAAGTATAAACAACTATTACACAATGATGGATCAAAATACACCTTTGATTCAAAAAAGCATCCTTGTTAAAAGTAAAGCACCTGAGAGATCATCTGAAGGACCTTCAAAAGCTTCTTCAGGCGTTTAGTTAGGTTATAGCCCTTTTTACCATAAGAAATCTGAACAATCAGCTCAGCAGATGGTTTGCGAAATAACTTCACCAGGCCTTTGAGCCAATCATCAGGGAGTTTAGACCAGTACTTCTCTGAgaatacaacataaaaacacttagataaaacaaagccaaaaacaCAAGCCAACGGCTAAAACGTCTTCCATCTTTACCTAACACCTTGTGAGCATCAGGACCCAGTTGAAGGATTTTGGAGGCCAGAGCTTCAGAAAGATCAGTTTTTTGCTTCTTGACACGTCTGATGAGTTCAGGGAGGAGAAGATAAACTCTCAGTGATTCCACACCAGTTTTATTCTCTGGATTGAGAGATGATAGCAGTGTCTGCTGAACCACCTTCACTATCTGAGGtacagaaaataaagacaatctgcagcatctaaaatgtaactaaaaatgtttagaaatgttgGATTTATCATTACCTCCgatattaaacttttattctCTGATAACTTTGCAAAGGATGTTTCAACCAGATAAAAATCCAAACCACAATGCTCTTCAGATGTCTGATAATGATCATCACAActgcaaaaacagacatttacattaatatctGTAATGGAAGGAGTCACGAAATTGAGAAAATATTACATAGAACAACTTAATTTTTACCTTGTTTTGAGAAAACTTCCATTGAGACAGGCAGCAGAGGAGAACACTGTGTTTATTTCcctgtaaataacaaaaaaaccgtttaataattattaagtcCATTTATATATACTCTTCTATTTACATAATAGTGAGAATCCATCATAAGATCGAGATTTACTCACTGGATTGTGTGaatcaacattattttaattatttactgaattattTCTACTATTTAATagtatgtttaaaaagaaagacacaGAGTTTCCCAGTATTTCTAGAATAATAGACATAAACTCTGGATTTATATCAGTAtcagtaaatgaaaaaacaatgaaacccttactgttttattattgaCCATGAATCAGCTCCAGACAGCCAGCGATCAatcattctgtcatttaatgtCAAAACCCCTCTGTTTGGATTGGATTTGGCCTTACTTTCAAGTTCctaaaaatacaagtaaaacaTCAGTAATCACGGTGCAATAATTATGTTAAactattaatgaataaaaacatcatgTCCTACTTTGAAAAACAAGGCAAAGGAATGATTCTCCCCAGCGATGATTTTTTCAATCGTATATTCATGATTACATTCTGTGTGCAACAAATGCTTAGTTTAGGTCTTTGAGCAtcatcaataataaaaacattcataataaaataccCCATACTGCTAAAAGTTGATTTATATACCAGTTGGCAGATCCACGGGGAAAGGCAGAGACTGCTTGATCAATTCTCCGTTTCCCAGCTGCCCTTGCGTCCCACATCCAAATGAGTAGATCAGCTTTGACGATGTGACTGATACGAGTGTGTGATGTCTTTGAAAGAAAGACTCAATACTGAACTCAACTTAAACCATACAACAACTACAATTGATCTTGTGAGGAACTGATACGTTATGGTAGAATGAGTGCTAAATAGGGTGCATAAAAAGATATACAGTATTTCTCCAAAAACTGATTGCTTATGAACAGTCTTCACCTTC is a window from the Puntigrus tetrazona isolate hp1 chromosome 1, ASM1883169v1, whole genome shotgun sequence genome containing:
- the LOC122341589 gene encoding probable E3 ubiquitin-protein ligase HERC4 isoform X3, producing the protein MSAGKSLAGFILDGKVSVLRLRSEYRNQDGKLMQLQLKNHKVRLIVCGGDGAVLLSHSGNVLIMDKATVCKPLKGLDHRQVIQIACGDHHSMALTSEGQVFVWGKNSHGQLGLREDHPDSSSAEHVQSLSGIPLAQISAGGDHSFVLSLSGVVFGWGKNSAGQLGLGDTTDRHVPTVVNSLNQKKTVSISCGGEHTATLSKGGTVFTFGSGGSGQLGHNSFRDEHHPRVVAELWGSEVSQVTCGRHHTLVSVTSSKLIYSFGCGTQGQLGNGELIKQSLPFPVDLPTECNHEYTIEKIIAGENHSFALFFKELESKAKSNPNRGVLTLNDRMIDRWLSGADSWSIIKQEINTVFSSAACLNGSFLKTSCDDHYQTSEEHCGLDFYLVETSFAKLSENKSLISEIVKVVQQTLLSSLNPENKTGVESLRVYLLLPELIRRVKKQKTDLSEALASKILQLGPDAHKVLEKYWSKLPDDWLKGLVKLFRKPSAELIVQISYGKKGYNLTKRLKKLLKVLQMISQVCCSANRDIPNRDFIIHEISDLLDTLRATLQDPLLQLLWILQLLRSPIPDECKDMLKLKDYYLGTISILAMFPFVADTVSKRRMFHYLQCQLYKPRTNCNVLHINRESVWLDTFAYLRQKKHAFCNPLQVTFIGENGIDMRGLSAEFFSLLSQSLLKWEKNVLDVHESSLVWFNPDGMQANRDFYYLGVICGMALYNHHYINIGFPLALFKKLLQQSPTLNDLEELSPVEARCLKSLLEEDEDEVVDMLFLDFTVKGRKLIPNGDQIQVTKVNRQNYVDLYVDFIFNKSVKKPFKHFSRGFSKGCPLDVWSMFHPEELQQLLQGSPKYEWNELQQCASYENCSASDELIKNFWAVFFELSEENKKRFLIFLYGTDRVPVGGFSKRSLKILLSDCPDAEDRLPEAQTCFGRLILPKYSDINTIRDKLIHAINFCEVFGRG
- the LOC122341589 gene encoding probable E3 ubiquitin-protein ligase HERC3 isoform X4; translated protein: MLCFWGAQVREGLGLVKPDQVKHGKCGIRSVCPKTNLQDMSAGKSLAGFILDGKVSVLRLRSEYRNQDGKLMQLQLKNHKVRLIVCGGDGAVLLSHSGNVLIMDKATVCKPLKGLDHRQVIQIACGDHHSMALTSEGQVFVWGKNSHGQLGLREDHPDSSSAEHVQSLSGIPLAQISAGGDHSFVLSLSGVVFGWGKNSAGQLGLGDTTDRHVPTVVNSLNQKKTVSISCGGEHTATLSKGGTVFTFGSGGSGQLGHNSFRDEHHPRVVAELWGSEVSQVTCGRHHTLVSVTSSKLIYSFGCGTQGQLGNGELIKQSLPFPVDLPTECNHEYTIEKIIAGENHSFALFFKELESKAKSNPNRGVLTLNDRMIDRWLSGADSWSIIKQEINTVFSSAACLNGSFLKTSCDDHYQTSEEHCGLDFYLVETSFAKLSENKSLISEIVKVVQQTLLSSLNPENKTGVESLRVYLLLPELIRRVKKQKTDLSEALASKILQLGPDAHKVLEKYWSKLPDDWLKGLVKLFRKPSAELIVQISYGKKGYNLTKRLKKLLKVLQMISQVCCSANRDIPNRDFIIHEISDLLDTLRATLQDPLLQLLWILQLLRSPIPDECKDMLKLKDYYLGTISILAMFPFVADTVSKRRMFHYLQCQLYKPRTNCNVLHINRESVWLDTFAYLRQKKHAFCNPLQVTFIGENGIDMRGLSAEFFSLLSQSLLKWEKNVLDVHESSLVWFNPDGMQANRDFYYLGVICGMALYNHHYINIGFPLALFKKLLQQSPTLNDLEELSPVEARCLKSLLEEDEDEVVDMLFLDFTVKGRKLIPNGDQIQVTKVNRIMWICMSTSFSTNL
- the LOC122341589 gene encoding probable E3 ubiquitin-protein ligase HERC3 isoform X2, yielding MLCFWGAQVREGLGLVKPDQVKHGKCGIRSVCPKTNLQDMSAGKSLAGFILDGKVSVLRLRSEYRNQDGKLMQLQLKNHKVRLIVCGGDGAVLLSHSGNVLIMDKATVCKPLKGLDHRQVIQIACGDHHSMALTSEGQVFVWGKNSHGQLGLREDHPDSSSAEHVQSLSGIPLAQISAGGDHSFVLSLSGVVFGWGKNSAGQLGLGDTTDRHVPTVVNSLNQKKTVSISCGGEHTATLSKGGTVFTFGSGGSGQLGHNSFRDEHHPRVVAELWGSEVSQVTCGRHHTLVSVTSSKLIYSFGCGTQGQLGNGELIKQSLPFPVDLPTECNHEYTIEKIIAGENHSFALFFKELESKAKSNPNRGVLTLNDRMIDRWLSGADSWSIIKQEINTVFSSAACLNGSFLKTSCDDHYQTSEEHCGLDFYLVETSFAKLSENKSLISEIVKVVQQTLLSSLNPENKTGVESLRVYLLLPELIRRVKKQKTDLSEALASKILQLGPDAHKVLEKYWSKLPDDWLKGLVKLFRKPSAELIVQISYGKKGYNLTKRLKKLLKVLQMISQVCCSANRDIPNRDFIIHEISDLLDTLRATLQDPLLQLLWILQLLRSPIPDECKDMLKLKDYYLGTISILAMFPFVADTVSKRRMFHYLQCQLYKPRTNCNVLHINRESVWLDTFAYLRQKKHAFCNPLQVTFIGENGIDMRGLSAEFFSLLSQSLLKWEKNVLDVHESSLVWFNPDGMQANRDFYYLGVICGMALYNHHYINIGFPLALFKKLLQQSPTLNDLEELSPVEARCLKSLLEEDEDEVVDMLFLDFTVKGRKLIPNGDQIQVTKVNRGFSKGCPLDVWSMFHPEELQQLLQGSPKYEWNELQQCASYENCSASDELIKNFWAVFFELSEENKKRFLIFLYGTDRVPVGGFSKRSLKILLSDCPDAEDRLPEAQTCFGRLILPKYSDINTIRDKLIHAINFCEVFGRG
- the zp3c gene encoding zona pellucida sperm-binding protein 3, whose product is MKHRNVNGRQQRMWLNCLLIVFLNTYHLVDSLFSEPVEIDPEDEWDSVESLIPSKDYFDSDLFMPKIKAASKPAPPLKLPFSVRIKAAELHKELFAPERGFKPMPQRVKSILLPQVPAPKPAGSVSSAAKTVEVLCHFDRMLVRVLKSFFTRPGSWRYLKLGTCAVNKATATHYYFLYYLKGCDIKREEDANRVTYKNTLRYEPAVSGLIVRDLPFSMSIGCSYTKFHRSYQVGFIPKVAGGTLYRGLQTDAGHSIVAMDESWNLLVDGKSFVLGKPICFEAKAPNSEAGKRLYLNRCFVTSSPSPLSKEKYAVVENYGCLVDSKNSVLTKFHTSANKKTVRLCVEAFLFKNMVSLPHSKKTMFMHCELDFGPQTPTPSAKACTYNGKTKNWTELYGDSTVCNCCESTCSAPPVASGKTIITSDSWNLKMGPEALSPPSPEESVPEFLGHGDFELFWESDDD
- the LOC122341589 gene encoding probable E3 ubiquitin-protein ligase HERC4 isoform X1, producing the protein MLCFWGAQVREGLGLVKPDQVKHGKCGIRSVCPKTNLQDMSAGKSLAGFILDGKVSVLRLRSEYRNQDGKLMQLQLKNHKVRLIVCGGDGAVLLSHSGNVLIMDKATVCKPLKGLDHRQVIQIACGDHHSMALTSEGQVFVWGKNSHGQLGLREDHPDSSSAEHVQSLSGIPLAQISAGGDHSFVLSLSGVVFGWGKNSAGQLGLGDTTDRHVPTVVNSLNQKKTVSISCGGEHTATLSKGGTVFTFGSGGSGQLGHNSFRDEHHPRVVAELWGSEVSQVTCGRHHTLVSVTSSKLIYSFGCGTQGQLGNGELIKQSLPFPVDLPTECNHEYTIEKIIAGENHSFALFFKELESKAKSNPNRGVLTLNDRMIDRWLSGADSWSIIKQEINTVFSSAACLNGSFLKTSCDDHYQTSEEHCGLDFYLVETSFAKLSENKSLISEIVKVVQQTLLSSLNPENKTGVESLRVYLLLPELIRRVKKQKTDLSEALASKILQLGPDAHKVLEKYWSKLPDDWLKGLVKLFRKPSAELIVQISYGKKGYNLTKRLKKLLKVLQMISQVCCSANRDIPNRDFIIHEISDLLDTLRATLQDPLLQLLWILQLLRSPIPDECKDMLKLKDYYLGTISILAMFPFVADTVSKRRMFHYLQCQLYKPRTNCNVLHINRESVWLDTFAYLRQKKHAFCNPLQVTFIGENGIDMRGLSAEFFSLLSQSLLKWEKNVLDVHESSLVWFNPDGMQANRDFYYLGVICGMALYNHHYINIGFPLALFKKLLQQSPTLNDLEELSPVEARCLKSLLEEDEDEVVDMLFLDFTVKGRKLIPNGDQIQVTKVNRQNYVDLYVDFIFNKSVKKPFKHFSRGFSKGCPLDVWSMFHPEELQQLLQGSPKYEWNELQQCASYENCSASDELIKNFWAVFFELSEENKKRFLIFLYGTDRVPVGGFSKRSLKILLSDCPDAEDRLPEAQTCFGRLILPKYSDINTIRDKLIHAINFCEVFGRG